A window of the Roseovarius sp. S88 genome harbors these coding sequences:
- a CDS encoding MmgE/PrpD family protein yields the protein MKQHLNPVAIPGEAQFAAIADFALGSVVPIPDNALRHCSTLLIDTLGVAAGATVLEVGDIARDFAVDFYAAGAPENAATILFDGRKASLPGAAWALATQIDNLDGHDGYNPTKGHIGCAVVPALFAFAETQPDLSGLDALRALVMSYEVAARAGLSLHATVSDYHTSGAWNALGVAALGCRLRGANTDQLRQAMGIAEYHGPRSQMMREIDNPTMLHDGSGMGALVGSSATLLSMRGFTGAPAITAEADEVAGYWADLEQNWTVAENYIKPYPSCRWGHAALDALRQVMQENLNVTPDTVASIEVRTFDEAARLFAGMPDSTTQAQYSLQFVMAVMLKHGTVAPGHIAGQGLKDPQIAALVPKITAKATDQHNSRFPEGRWSDVEVVLHDGTRLQSEDTPASGGPDAWRSDTDIESKFHSFCEGRLSNDRTKAIWAMRDALLSPDTRFSDLAKLVQPGCDA from the coding sequence ATGAAACAGCATCTCAATCCCGTGGCGATTCCGGGAGAGGCGCAGTTCGCGGCGATTGCGGACTTTGCACTTGGATCAGTTGTGCCGATTCCAGACAACGCCTTGCGCCACTGCTCCACATTATTGATCGACACCCTTGGTGTTGCGGCAGGTGCCACAGTTTTGGAAGTGGGCGACATTGCCCGGGACTTCGCGGTGGATTTCTATGCAGCAGGTGCTCCTGAGAACGCGGCAACCATTCTATTTGATGGCCGCAAGGCAAGCCTGCCCGGCGCGGCCTGGGCGCTGGCCACGCAGATTGACAATCTAGACGGGCATGACGGCTACAACCCAACCAAGGGTCATATTGGCTGCGCAGTTGTGCCTGCGTTGTTTGCCTTTGCTGAAACGCAACCCGACTTGTCCGGGCTGGACGCGTTGCGCGCCCTTGTGATGTCGTACGAAGTTGCGGCGCGCGCAGGTCTGTCTCTGCATGCCACCGTCAGCGACTACCACACATCCGGAGCGTGGAACGCACTGGGGGTTGCGGCGCTGGGCTGTCGCCTCAGAGGAGCCAACACCGATCAGCTTCGACAGGCCATGGGCATCGCAGAATACCATGGCCCTCGCAGCCAGATGATGCGGGAGATCGACAATCCCACGATGTTGCATGATGGGTCTGGCATGGGCGCGCTGGTCGGAAGTTCCGCCACACTACTGTCAATGCGTGGGTTCACCGGCGCGCCTGCAATCACGGCAGAGGCTGATGAGGTGGCTGGGTACTGGGCCGATCTTGAGCAAAACTGGACCGTGGCTGAGAACTACATCAAACCCTACCCAAGCTGTCGCTGGGGTCATGCCGCGCTTGATGCCTTGCGACAGGTGATGCAGGAAAACCTAAATGTCACACCCGATACAGTTGCTTCGATTGAGGTGCGCACATTTGATGAGGCGGCGCGGCTTTTTGCTGGGATGCCCGACAGCACCACCCAGGCGCAGTATTCCCTGCAATTTGTTATGGCTGTGATGCTCAAGCACGGGACTGTTGCCCCGGGGCATATTGCGGGACAGGGGCTGAAGGATCCACAGATTGCGGCACTTGTTCCCAAGATTACTGCAAAGGCCACCGATCAACATAATAGCCGCTTCCCAGAAGGACGCTGGTCGGATGTTGAAGTGGTGTTGCACGACGGAACACGACTTCAGTCCGAGGACACTCCGGCCAGCGGTGGCCCTGATGCCTGGCGCTCAGATACCGATATAGAATCCAAGTTTCATAGCTTCTGTGAGGGGCGGCTATCCAATGACCGCACCAAGGCCATATGGGCGATGCGCGATGCGTTGTTATCGCCCGATACGCGCTTTTCTGACTTGGCCAAACTCGTCCAGCCCGGATGTGACGCATGA
- a CDS encoding D-2-hydroxyacid dehydrogenase: MSEKLRVIVHNDTTDAMTARLQEIASDVDVLACHSNAELDAAIGSFRPDVVYSVRFEVSQPFPRDSMLGETGPRWISVGGSGCDHLGKWDTERVTVTNSAGVASAMMAEFVLGCALHFTLDIPRLQADKADKTWPIRMVSPLNGKTLLIVGLGQTGQAVAARAKAFGMRVLGTRARPSPVENVDEVYAADDLPKLWAQADFICVCVPLLASTRGLIDQVAFDRMKSSAILIDVSRGGVIVSNAAIQAMNKGKIKGAAFDVFATEPLPPDSPYWDLPNTLISPHCSAVYEGWDLASFDMFLANLERWQTGQTLTNIVDPNRGY; the protein is encoded by the coding sequence ATGAGTGAGAAGCTTCGCGTTATCGTTCACAATGATACTACGGATGCGATGACTGCGCGTTTGCAAGAGATCGCGTCGGATGTCGATGTTTTGGCCTGCCATTCAAATGCAGAATTGGACGCGGCCATAGGATCGTTTCGTCCAGATGTGGTTTACTCGGTGCGTTTTGAGGTCAGTCAGCCCTTTCCCCGCGACAGCATGTTAGGGGAGACCGGGCCAAGGTGGATATCGGTCGGTGGTTCGGGATGTGATCACCTTGGTAAATGGGACACAGAGCGTGTCACGGTCACCAATTCCGCGGGAGTGGCCTCCGCCATGATGGCAGAGTTTGTCCTTGGCTGCGCGCTTCATTTCACTCTCGATATTCCGCGTCTTCAGGCAGACAAGGCAGACAAGACGTGGCCCATCCGGATGGTCAGTCCTCTGAATGGCAAGACATTGCTAATTGTCGGCCTTGGTCAAACAGGCCAGGCTGTGGCCGCGCGTGCCAAGGCGTTTGGCATGCGCGTTTTGGGAACACGCGCCAGGCCCAGCCCAGTTGAAAATGTTGACGAAGTTTACGCTGCTGATGATTTGCCAAAGCTGTGGGCGCAGGCGGATTTCATCTGTGTTTGTGTGCCACTGCTTGCCTCGACACGCGGTCTCATCGACCAAGTGGCATTCGACAGAATGAAATCTTCGGCCATACTAATTGATGTGTCGCGTGGCGGTGTGATCGTATCGAATGCAGCAATTCAGGCGATGAACAAGGGCAAGATCAAGGGCGCTGCTTTTGACGTATTTGCGACCGAACCCTTGCCGCCCGATAGCCCCTATTGGGACCTGCCGAACACACTGATCTCGCCGCATTGTTCCGCTGTTTACGAAGGCTGGGATCTTGCCTCGTTTGACATGTTCCTGGCTAACTTGGAGCGATGGCAAACAGGCCAAACTCTCACCAACATTGTCGACCCGAACCGGGGCTACTAA
- a CDS encoding dihydrodipicolinate synthase family protein has translation MANRFSGVITPILTPYNDDLSIAEDLYLSHAADCVNDGAHYLSPFGTTGEALSNTVSERMHMLEQLIVSGTTTADQLMPGTGLCAFEDTLNLCKHAVELGCAAVMTLPPFFFIQADDEGYYRYFSQLIEAVGSDAMRICLYHIPQNAGVGISPGLAARLNKSFPEVVVAYKDSSGNWDNTKAVIEAAPGISVFPGSESFMIEAMKLGGGGCISASCNTNVAAIRAMFEMAGSGDWQAAKAALVPINAHRKAIQEGGLIPALKAFKSLRSKDDRWLNLRPPLMNADPALGKALAETL, from the coding sequence ATGGCAAACCGATTTTCCGGGGTGATCACTCCGATCCTGACGCCTTACAACGATGACCTTAGCATTGCCGAAGACTTGTACCTGAGCCACGCGGCAGATTGCGTAAACGACGGTGCACACTATCTTTCGCCTTTTGGAACAACGGGTGAGGCACTCAGCAACACGGTATCAGAGCGCATGCACATGCTGGAGCAGCTGATCGTAAGTGGTACGACGACGGCAGATCAGCTAATGCCTGGAACTGGGCTTTGCGCGTTCGAAGATACACTGAACCTCTGCAAACATGCGGTTGAGCTAGGCTGCGCCGCTGTGATGACATTGCCACCGTTTTTCTTCATTCAGGCAGATGATGAAGGGTACTACCGGTACTTTAGCCAGCTGATTGAGGCCGTTGGTTCAGATGCGATGCGCATCTGCCTCTACCATATTCCGCAAAACGCAGGCGTCGGCATCTCGCCTGGTCTTGCAGCGCGGCTGAACAAGTCATTTCCCGAAGTCGTTGTGGCGTACAAGGACAGCTCAGGCAACTGGGACAACACCAAGGCTGTAATAGAGGCAGCACCGGGAATCTCAGTATTCCCCGGTTCGGAGAGCTTTATGATCGAGGCTATGAAACTTGGCGGTGGCGGCTGTATTTCAGCCAGTTGCAACACCAATGTTGCGGCCATTCGCGCCATGTTTGAAATGGCTGGGTCGGGCGATTGGCAAGCTGCAAAAGCCGCGCTTGTTCCGATCAATGCGCATCGTAAGGCCATTCAGGAGGGCGGTCTGATCCCTGCGCTGAAAGCATTCAAATCACTTCGATCGAAAGACGATCGTTGGCTGAACCTGCGGCCGCCTTTGATGAATGCTGATCCGGCGCTGGGCAAAGCGTTGGCAGAAACGCTCTAG
- a CDS encoding M16 family metallopeptidase, whose product MIRFVFAALLVCAALPARADVNIKEITTPGGIDAWLVEDHSIPFVALELRFRGGASLDAPGKRGAVNLMTGLLEEGAGDLDARAFAREMEGLAASFSYDAQQDALSISARFLSDNRDEALALLRDSLINPRFDEDAIERVRAQVVSVIQSDEKDPEEIAGRSFRALVFGDHPYGSSLNGTVETVSSLTRDDLVAAHAATLARDRLYVSAVGDVTEEELATILDTLLGDLPKTGAPLPEDAELNLPGGTEVVDFATPQSIATFAQPGIDRDHPDFFAAFVLNHILGGGGFESRLMQEVREKRGLTYGVYSFILNRDGADIWMGRVASANDRVAEAVEVIGAEWERIRTKGVTEQELEDAKTYLTGAYPLRFDGNGTIANIAVAMQMDGLGTDYIATRNDKVNAVTMEDIKRVAQEFLDPSRLTFVVVGQPEGLIDTVN is encoded by the coding sequence ATGATCCGTTTTGTTTTTGCAGCTTTGTTGGTGTGTGCGGCCCTTCCTGCACGTGCAGATGTAAACATCAAAGAGATCACCACGCCGGGTGGAATAGACGCGTGGTTGGTCGAAGATCATAGTATTCCCTTTGTCGCATTGGAACTTCGGTTTCGCGGTGGCGCGTCGCTTGACGCACCCGGCAAACGCGGCGCCGTGAACCTTATGACTGGTCTTCTTGAAGAAGGAGCAGGCGACCTGGATGCACGCGCCTTTGCCAGAGAAATGGAAGGCTTAGCCGCGTCCTTCAGCTACGATGCGCAACAAGACGCGCTTAGCATTTCAGCCCGGTTTCTCAGTGATAACCGCGACGAGGCTCTGGCACTTTTGCGCGACAGCCTGATCAACCCACGGTTTGACGAAGATGCCATAGAGCGCGTGCGCGCTCAGGTCGTGTCAGTCATTCAGTCCGATGAAAAAGACCCGGAAGAGATCGCAGGGCGCTCTTTCCGCGCACTTGTATTTGGTGATCACCCATATGGCAGTTCGTTAAACGGCACTGTCGAAACAGTGTCCTCTCTGACGCGCGACGATCTAGTTGCTGCCCATGCCGCCACACTGGCGCGTGATCGCCTTTACGTCAGTGCCGTGGGCGACGTCACCGAAGAAGAACTTGCAACCATTCTGGACACGCTTTTGGGGGACCTTCCCAAGACAGGTGCACCACTGCCAGAAGATGCCGAGTTGAACTTGCCCGGTGGAACGGAGGTGGTGGATTTTGCAACGCCGCAGTCAATTGCGACTTTTGCTCAACCGGGCATCGACCGCGATCATCCAGACTTCTTTGCGGCCTTTGTTCTTAACCACATTCTGGGTGGAGGCGGGTTTGAAAGTCGCCTAATGCAAGAAGTCCGTGAGAAACGGGGGCTGACATATGGCGTTTACTCTTTCATATTGAACCGCGATGGCGCGGATATCTGGATGGGGCGCGTCGCTTCGGCCAATGACCGCGTGGCGGAAGCTGTCGAGGTGATCGGCGCGGAGTGGGAACGCATTCGGACAAAGGGTGTGACCGAGCAAGAACTCGAAGATGCTAAGACGTATCTGACCGGTGCCTATCCGCTTCGCTTTGATGGCAATGGCACAATCGCCAATATCGCTGTTGCCATGCAGATGGACGGGCTTGGTACAGACTACATCGCCACGCGCAATGACAAGGTGAACGCCGTCACTATGGAAGATATCAAGCGCGTCGCCCAAGAGTTCCTGGATCCATCACGCCTCACCTTTGTTGTGGTGGGTCAGCCTGAAGGTCTGATAGACACGGTCAACTAG
- a CDS encoding M16 family metallopeptidase — protein sequence MRVFLTGLFLTFFSTASAIANDQLTTFTLDNGMDVVVIEDHRAPVVVHMVWYRAGSADEDPGVSGVAHFLEHLLFKGTKTLAPGEFSATVARNGGSDNAFTSYDYTAYFQRVAADRLELMMRMESDRMVNIQLDAEDILTERDVIIEERNQRVENNPSSLFREQHNAAQYLNHRYGVPIIGWQHEMTELTLDDALDFYEKFYAPNNAILIVAGDVEPDEVRKLAETYYGEIPANPDLPERERAQEPRQMAERRLTYEDPRVAQPYVTRSYLAPERDSGAQEKAAALTMLAEILGGGTTSILTEKLQFETRKAVYTGAFYSGSSLDDTTFNLSIVPAPGVTLEEAEAAVDDVVAGFLETGIDPEHLDRIKMQIKASEIYVRDDVSALANRYGRALTQGLTVEDVQAWPEILDAVTEEDVMAAAKEIFAKTNNSVTGYVKAPEVTQ from the coding sequence ATGCGTGTTTTTCTAACCGGTCTGTTTCTCACGTTTTTTTCGACAGCTTCGGCCATTGCGAATGATCAGTTGACAACGTTCACGCTGGACAATGGCATGGACGTGGTGGTGATTGAGGATCATCGGGCGCCCGTGGTGGTTCACATGGTCTGGTACCGCGCCGGGAGCGCAGACGAAGACCCTGGTGTATCCGGCGTTGCGCATTTCCTGGAACACTTGCTGTTCAAAGGCACCAAAACACTCGCTCCCGGTGAATTCTCAGCCACCGTGGCCCGAAATGGCGGGTCTGATAACGCGTTCACCAGTTATGATTACACTGCGTATTTCCAGCGCGTGGCGGCAGATCGGCTTGAGTTGATGATGCGCATGGAAAGCGACCGGATGGTGAATATCCAACTGGACGCAGAAGATATCCTGACCGAACGCGATGTTATTATCGAAGAGCGCAATCAGCGTGTCGAAAACAACCCCTCTTCGCTTTTTCGCGAACAGCACAACGCGGCGCAGTATCTCAATCATCGATATGGCGTTCCTATCATCGGTTGGCAGCACGAGATGACGGAACTGACGCTAGATGATGCGTTGGACTTTTACGAAAAATTCTATGCTCCCAACAATGCCATTTTGATTGTTGCCGGCGACGTCGAGCCAGACGAAGTGAGAAAGCTTGCAGAAACTTACTATGGCGAGATCCCAGCCAACCCTGATTTGCCGGAACGAGAACGCGCACAAGAGCCACGTCAAATGGCCGAACGCCGATTGACTTACGAGGATCCACGCGTCGCACAGCCTTATGTGACGCGCTCTTACCTTGCCCCCGAGCGAGACAGTGGCGCGCAGGAGAAAGCGGCAGCACTCACAATGCTGGCCGAAATTCTGGGGGGTGGAACGACATCCATTCTGACCGAAAAACTTCAGTTTGAAACGCGCAAGGCAGTTTACACCGGTGCGTTCTACAGCGGGTCATCTCTGGATGATACGACGTTCAATCTCTCAATTGTGCCTGCACCTGGAGTCACCCTGGAAGAGGCCGAGGCGGCCGTGGATGACGTCGTTGCGGGTTTTCTTGAGACAGGCATTGACCCTGAACATCTGGACCGCATCAAAATGCAGATCAAAGCATCTGAGATCTACGTACGAGATGACGTAAGTGCGCTGGCCAACCGATATGGTCGCGCATTGACCCAAGGCCTGACCGTCGAAGACGTGCAAGCCTGGCCGGAAATACTAGACGCTGTGACCGAAGAAGACGTCATGGCCGCGGCCAAGGAAATTTTTGCGAAAACCAACAATTCTGTGACGGGCTATGTGAAAGCTCCGGAGGTGACTCAATGA
- a CDS encoding DUF3035 domain-containing protein yields the protein MKLPTISLLVLTMVLSACGSRNKDVVLTKIRNDGPGPDEFAIVPGKPLQEPANYTTLPQPTPGGSNITDQNPLADGIVALGGSPTTGSGISAADGALVNHSRRFGVNVGIRQTLRQEDVNIRRSHGRVNILRIGPDDYNSAYRRQWLDSKQETARLRSLGIPTSSSPPIVPGRRR from the coding sequence ATGAAGCTTCCAACGATTTCTTTACTTGTTCTGACAATGGTGCTGTCTGCGTGCGGATCGCGCAACAAAGACGTTGTTCTGACAAAAATCAGAAATGATGGTCCGGGGCCGGATGAATTTGCCATTGTTCCGGGCAAACCGCTTCAAGAACCGGCAAATTACACAACACTCCCACAACCGACACCGGGCGGGTCTAATATCACGGACCAAAACCCGCTTGCGGATGGCATTGTAGCGCTGGGCGGAAGCCCGACCACAGGCAGTGGCATTTCGGCGGCAGATGGTGCATTGGTCAATCACTCGCGGCGTTTTGGGGTCAATGTCGGAATTCGCCAAACTTTACGTCAGGAGGACGTTAACATTCGCCGCAGTCATGGGCGTGTTAACATTCTGCGGATTGGTCCGGACGACTACAATTCGGCATACCGCCGGCAGTGGCTTGATTCCAAACAGGAAACAGCAAGATTGCGCAGCTTGGGTATCCCGACATCCTCATCTCCGCCGATCGTTCCAGGGCGTCGGCGCTGA
- the lspA gene encoding signal peptidase II: MRTVFWVAAVIFVVDQVSKYLIVHTMNLKEVLRIDVLPPLLNLRMAWNTGINFGIGASDSPYMPWVLIGIALAIVAFVLWWVHTDPQGRSQRIFAGVLVGGALGNVVDRMIYGAVADFLNMSCCGFTNPTAFNVADIAIFVGAFGLILFGTAKKST; encoded by the coding sequence ATGCGCACCGTTTTTTGGGTGGCGGCGGTTATCTTTGTGGTCGATCAGGTGTCCAAATACCTGATTGTGCATACCATGAACCTCAAGGAGGTTTTACGCATTGATGTTCTGCCGCCCCTTTTGAATCTGCGCATGGCCTGGAACACCGGGATTAATTTCGGCATCGGCGCAAGCGACAGCCCCTACATGCCCTGGGTGCTCATTGGTATTGCGCTGGCCATTGTCGCGTTTGTCCTGTGGTGGGTTCACACAGACCCGCAGGGTCGGTCGCAGCGGATTTTTGCGGGTGTTCTGGTTGGTGGTGCCTTGGGGAACGTGGTGGATCGTATGATCTACGGGGCTGTCGCGGACTTTTTGAACATGTCCTGTTGTGGATTTACAAATCCAACAGCCTTCAACGTTGCAGATATAGCAATCTTTGTCGGTGCCTTCGGATTGATTCTGTTTGGCACGGCGAAAAAGTCGACGTGA